In Stieleria varia, one genomic interval encodes:
- a CDS encoding endo-1,4-beta-xylanase — MRKTVRLFLCTLLFAVVVTRGVSSRPAFAEEIAGQWHALFDTPGGTQTYHFDFQNQDGEVTVKAVVESGDQKRDVEFEEAKLVGDTVSFVERRSFGNRELRIEYTGKLGEKEITMVRKIGDFGSQESPATRDLPKREPAPTTPVVEVHIDRLIKDAFQDSFRIGTAGDFPARYSDQELQVASEHFNAVTPENCMKPERVHPQESTWRFEQPDALVQWATENKMSVHGHTLVWHAQTDDWFFRDGDREVVKQRMKDHIDTLVGRYKGKIQSWDVVNEAINDGGNQETGQTENLRNSKWMQALGPEFLTLAFKFAHAADPDAILYYNDYNIESGPKHESSMVLLRRLLKDGAPIHAVGIQGHWRTGSVPYEDIEKAILDYSSLGLKVSITELDVTIRGASGGQFGGGFGRRQRGNSTPPSVADLNAQAEAYAKLFAIFRKHEDVIERVTFWGLNDRRTWRFGQHPLVFDANNHPKPAYPAIVNEASRGE; from the coding sequence ATGAGAAAAACTGTTCGTTTGTTTTTGTGCACATTGCTTTTCGCTGTCGTCGTGACGCGGGGTGTCTCTTCAAGACCCGCGTTTGCTGAAGAGATCGCAGGGCAATGGCACGCATTGTTCGACACTCCCGGCGGCACGCAGACCTACCACTTTGATTTTCAGAACCAGGACGGCGAAGTGACCGTCAAGGCGGTCGTCGAATCCGGGGATCAGAAACGTGACGTTGAGTTTGAGGAAGCGAAATTGGTCGGGGACACCGTGTCGTTCGTAGAACGGCGGAGTTTCGGCAATCGAGAGCTTCGCATCGAGTACACCGGCAAGCTCGGTGAGAAAGAGATCACGATGGTCCGCAAGATCGGCGACTTTGGCAGTCAAGAATCGCCGGCGACTCGTGATCTACCAAAACGAGAACCCGCTCCGACGACGCCTGTGGTCGAAGTGCACATTGATCGCTTGATCAAGGATGCCTTTCAAGATTCGTTTCGCATCGGCACCGCGGGTGATTTCCCTGCCCGCTACTCAGATCAGGAATTGCAAGTTGCGTCAGAGCACTTCAACGCCGTGACTCCAGAGAACTGTATGAAACCGGAGCGTGTCCATCCGCAAGAGAGTACGTGGCGATTTGAGCAGCCCGATGCTTTGGTCCAATGGGCTACCGAGAACAAAATGAGTGTCCACGGTCATACACTTGTGTGGCACGCCCAGACGGACGACTGGTTCTTTCGCGACGGCGATCGCGAAGTCGTGAAGCAGCGGATGAAAGATCACATCGACACACTGGTGGGACGGTACAAGGGAAAGATTCAGAGTTGGGATGTCGTCAACGAAGCGATCAATGATGGCGGGAACCAAGAAACGGGGCAGACCGAGAATCTACGCAACTCCAAATGGATGCAGGCCCTCGGTCCCGAGTTCCTGACACTGGCCTTCAAGTTCGCTCACGCAGCCGACCCCGACGCGATTCTGTATTACAACGACTACAACATCGAGTCCGGGCCGAAACACGAGAGTTCCATGGTGTTGCTGCGGCGGCTATTGAAAGACGGCGCGCCGATCCATGCGGTCGGGATTCAAGGGCACTGGCGTACCGGCAGCGTTCCCTATGAAGACATCGAAAAGGCGATCTTGGACTACTCGTCGCTGGGATTGAAGGTCAGCATCACGGAGCTTGATGTGACGATTCGAGGAGCCTCCGGCGGCCAATTCGGCGGCGGTTTTGGTCGAAGACAGCGTGGCAACAGTACGCCGCCGTCGGTTGCCGACTTGAACGCTCAAGCGGAAGCCTACGCAAAACTGTTCGCGATTTTTCGTAAGCATGAAGACGTCATCGAAAGGGTCACGTTCTGGGGATTGAACGACCGTCGCACGTGGCGTTTCGGGCAGCACCCCCTGGTGTTTGACGCCAACAATCACCCCAAGCCCGCGTATCCGGCGATCGTGAATGAAGCGTCGAGAGGCGAGTAG
- a CDS encoding ferritin-like domain-containing protein — translation MSNQAMIDHLNEILKHEWTGVAQYSQASFICEGIWREVYAEKFIGDAKESFGHAQKIGDKIVALGGVPVATRNEIKQSRNLREVLEFSLAFESKAVEMYTKALEMAEGDRPLTVFLEDILIEEQEGVEEYTKLLRNSEATAAGSASSEKTA, via the coding sequence ATGTCAAACCAAGCAATGATTGACCACTTGAACGAGATCCTGAAACACGAGTGGACCGGCGTGGCCCAGTACTCGCAAGCCAGCTTCATTTGCGAAGGCATCTGGCGTGAAGTCTACGCGGAGAAGTTCATCGGCGACGCGAAAGAGTCTTTTGGCCACGCTCAAAAGATCGGTGACAAGATCGTCGCACTGGGCGGTGTCCCCGTCGCCACTCGCAATGAAATCAAGCAATCACGCAACTTGAGGGAAGTGCTCGAGTTCAGCTTGGCGTTCGAGTCCAAAGCCGTCGAGATGTACACCAAAGCACTTGAGATGGCCGAAGGAGATCGTCCGCTGACCGTCTTCCTGGAAGACATCTTGATCGAAGAGCAGGAAGGTGTGGAAGAATACACCAAACTGCTGCGAAACAGCGAAGCCACAGCTGCCGGATCAGCTTCATCCGAAAAAACCGCCTGA
- a CDS encoding flavodoxin family protein yields the protein MTNVLVLYHSNTQNTQRMAELVAEGARQVDAVEVRLKSIDEADHTDLDWCDGIALGSPTNYGTVSWQMKQWWDQQPIENWGKRDGKIACVFSSAGAWGGGQEWTCMSLMSILLNYGFLVFGLTDYSGIKFSAHYGAISAGAPEEDRVQAACQRLGRRLSEWTACMIGGREDAHPLNQNYERFKDLGK from the coding sequence ATGACGAACGTCCTGGTCCTTTATCACTCCAACACACAGAACACTCAGCGGATGGCCGAGCTGGTGGCCGAAGGTGCGCGTCAAGTGGACGCGGTCGAGGTTCGTTTGAAGAGCATCGACGAAGCCGATCACACTGATCTGGATTGGTGCGACGGCATCGCATTGGGATCGCCCACCAACTATGGAACCGTCAGTTGGCAAATGAAACAGTGGTGGGATCAACAACCGATCGAGAATTGGGGCAAACGTGACGGCAAGATCGCTTGCGTGTTTTCTTCCGCAGGCGCCTGGGGTGGCGGCCAGGAATGGACATGCATGTCACTGATGTCGATCTTGCTCAACTACGGCTTCCTTGTTTTTGGATTGACCGACTATTCCGGAATCAAATTCTCTGCCCATTACGGAGCAATCTCCGCCGGCGCGCCCGAGGAGGATCGCGTCCAAGCAGCCTGCCAGCGACTCGGGCGACGACTTTCCGAATGGACAGCGTGTATGATTGGTGGTCGCGAAGACGCCCACCCACTCAACCAAAACTACGAGCGCTTCAAAGATTTGGGCAAATAG
- a CDS encoding (2Fe-2S) ferredoxin domain-containing protein — MSASELNAASRKCEKLGLDRADRMLLMCMDRKTAKCASGKEMLESWKYLKKRLKSLGLEGRGGIVRIKMGCVGICKGGPIMAVTPDGTWYGRCTPEAIEEIIQEHLINGRVVEKLVIAQNPDWARRHPV; from the coding sequence ATGAGTGCTTCCGAGCTGAATGCTGCTTCCCGAAAATGCGAAAAGCTCGGCCTGGACCGCGCCGATCGAATGTTGCTGATGTGCATGGACCGAAAAACGGCCAAATGTGCCAGCGGCAAAGAGATGCTGGAATCCTGGAAATACCTCAAAAAGCGACTCAAATCGCTCGGACTGGAGGGACGTGGCGGAATCGTCCGCATCAAAATGGGCTGCGTCGGCATTTGCAAAGGAGGCCCCATCATGGCGGTCACTCCCGATGGAACGTGGTACGGACGCTGCACGCCTGAGGCCATTGAAGAGATCATCCAAGAACACCTGATCAACGGCCGAGTCGTAGAGAAACTGGTGATCGCGCAAAACCCAGATTGGGCGAGACGACACCCCGTTTGA
- a CDS encoding Gfo/Idh/MocA family protein: MAAKRQFTRRDFLQTTSAATAAGVFLGTSAVSRGQDSPNERPVFATIGLRNQGWTITSKSTKFADFAAFADVDANVLGATNEKLKERTGKKADEYSDYRKLLERDDIDAVMIAAPDHWHTKISVEAMLAGKDVYCEKPLTLTIDEGKLIEKIVKQTGRVFQVGTMQRTENDHRFLKAIALIRDGRIGDIQKVTCGINGATGSPKIPAIDVPEGLDWDMWLGPAPKVPYRALPEMRVGYGGGVPLYTNCHYAWRNWYEYSGGQMNDWGAHHVDIATWALGAGDSGPNKITPVSYSLPVEYKDGYPTVSDQYNSPTKFEIHANMPGDIPMVITSEGDNGILFEGTKGRFFVNRGKLTGKPVEDLESNPLPEGAVEDVYGGPVSENHTANFIEGMRSRKQPISDVWSHNRMLETCHLANIAIRLGRELNWDPAKREIIGDDEANAFLSRENRKGYEINV; encoded by the coding sequence ATGGCTGCTAAACGTCAATTCACCCGACGCGACTTCCTGCAAACGACAAGTGCGGCAACCGCGGCAGGCGTATTTCTGGGAACCAGTGCCGTTTCTCGCGGCCAAGATTCTCCGAACGAACGCCCTGTCTTCGCCACCATCGGACTGCGCAATCAAGGCTGGACGATCACCAGCAAGTCGACCAAGTTCGCGGACTTCGCTGCATTTGCTGACGTCGACGCCAACGTCCTGGGCGCAACCAACGAAAAACTCAAGGAGCGAACCGGCAAGAAAGCTGACGAGTACAGCGACTATCGCAAACTGCTCGAACGCGACGACATCGACGCGGTCATGATCGCCGCCCCGGATCATTGGCACACCAAGATTTCCGTCGAAGCCATGTTGGCGGGCAAGGACGTCTACTGCGAAAAACCGCTGACCTTGACGATCGACGAAGGCAAGCTGATCGAAAAGATCGTCAAGCAGACCGGACGCGTTTTCCAAGTCGGAACGATGCAACGCACCGAGAACGATCACCGATTCCTTAAAGCGATCGCTTTGATCCGCGACGGTCGCATCGGTGACATCCAAAAGGTCACTTGCGGCATCAACGGCGCCACTGGCTCGCCCAAGATTCCAGCGATCGATGTCCCCGAAGGACTTGATTGGGACATGTGGCTTGGCCCAGCGCCCAAAGTACCCTACCGAGCATTGCCAGAGATGCGAGTCGGCTATGGCGGTGGCGTTCCGCTGTACACGAACTGCCACTACGCTTGGCGAAATTGGTACGAGTACTCCGGCGGCCAAATGAACGACTGGGGTGCACACCATGTCGACATCGCCACCTGGGCGTTGGGTGCAGGTGATTCCGGTCCCAACAAGATCACGCCTGTCAGCTATTCCCTGCCCGTCGAGTACAAAGACGGCTATCCGACGGTCAGCGATCAATACAACTCGCCGACCAAGTTCGAAATTCACGCCAACATGCCCGGTGATATCCCGATGGTCATCACCAGCGAAGGTGACAACGGAATTTTGTTCGAAGGAACCAAAGGGCGATTCTTTGTCAATCGCGGCAAACTGACGGGCAAGCCGGTTGAAGACCTCGAAAGCAATCCGTTGCCCGAGGGAGCCGTGGAAGACGTCTATGGCGGACCGGTCAGCGAAAACCACACCGCCAATTTCATCGAAGGAATGCGGAGCCGCAAGCAACCGATCTCCGACGTATGGTCTCACAACCGAATGCTGGAGACCTGTCACCTAGCAAACATCGCGATCCGATTGGGACGCGAATTGAATTGGGATCCCGCCAAACGGGAGATCATCGGCGATGACGAAGCCAACGCGTTTCTTTCACGAGAAAACCGCAAAGGTTACGAGATCAACGTTTAG
- a CDS encoding sialate O-acetylesterase: MFCRLPLLACTTLLLLGTVGWAQDDVPVDDWKPATTNQDGREYPQVNSEGRVRFRIHAPDAKSVACTFRDSSEFVKDADGNWTGYTRKLDEGFHYYELIIDGAKVPDPNSKYFFGAMRWGSGVEVPANDKEFYAVKKVPHGQIREVLFYSESTEQDRRAFIYTPPGYDADQQKRYPVLYLQHGWGENEYGWSVQGHAGLIMDNLIADGTSKPFIIVMTYGMTNDVRPGGIGGFDITHFETVLVDELIPYVDSHFRTLTDQPNRAMAGLSMGGMETKTITLRNLDKFSHIGLFSGGSISMEDVEKTEGFKEKVKLVFVSYGSKEVGGGGRPRRGGDPEANSKALKDAGINSHYYVSPETAHEWQTWRRSLREFAPLLFADDATIAKRTSLEKQMEENASEVVANDPNGDDAKKQTAVELSSQVDPNFHIYLCLGQSNMESGGRMNEADREVDDRFLVMADFDNADRGWEKNRWYQAIPPLAARGRGICMVDGFGKTLVAGLPENVRVGVVKVSVPGCKIELFDKNAFQSYIENERDWMKNIVRNYEDNPYQYLVDMGKTAQQHGVIKGVLLHQGESNTGDKAWPQKVKTVYDNLMADLNLNPEDVPLLAGEMVHADQQGRCASMNDILAELPSTIPNAHVISSAGCPTDDRLHFNSEGSRIFGSRYGEKMLALLGQQTASAN; encoded by the coding sequence ATGTTCTGTCGTTTGCCTCTGCTTGCATGCACCACGCTTCTGCTGCTGGGAACTGTCGGATGGGCTCAAGATGACGTGCCTGTGGATGACTGGAAACCGGCCACCACGAACCAGGATGGCAGGGAGTACCCTCAAGTCAATTCGGAAGGACGCGTTCGCTTTCGCATCCACGCACCCGACGCGAAAAGTGTTGCCTGCACTTTCCGCGACAGCAGCGAATTTGTGAAAGATGCCGATGGCAATTGGACGGGCTACACTCGCAAGTTGGATGAAGGATTCCATTATTACGAATTGATCATCGACGGTGCGAAGGTCCCGGACCCGAACAGCAAGTACTTTTTCGGGGCCATGCGTTGGGGCAGCGGTGTGGAAGTGCCCGCGAACGACAAAGAATTTTACGCGGTCAAGAAGGTCCCTCATGGTCAGATCCGCGAAGTCCTTTTTTACTCCGAAAGCACAGAACAAGATCGTCGCGCATTCATCTACACCCCGCCGGGATACGACGCCGACCAACAAAAACGATATCCCGTGCTTTACCTACAACATGGTTGGGGTGAGAACGAGTACGGCTGGAGCGTCCAAGGCCACGCCGGTTTGATCATGGACAATTTGATTGCCGATGGAACCTCCAAACCATTCATCATCGTGATGACCTACGGCATGACCAACGATGTGCGTCCAGGTGGCATCGGTGGCTTTGACATCACCCATTTCGAAACCGTGCTCGTGGATGAGCTGATCCCGTATGTTGATTCCCATTTTCGCACGTTGACGGACCAGCCCAACCGAGCGATGGCGGGGCTGTCGATGGGCGGAATGGAAACCAAGACGATCACGCTGCGAAACCTGGACAAGTTTTCGCACATTGGTCTTTTCAGCGGCGGTTCGATCTCGATGGAAGACGTGGAGAAGACCGAAGGGTTCAAGGAGAAAGTCAAACTTGTTTTTGTCAGCTACGGCAGCAAAGAAGTCGGCGGTGGAGGCCGCCCGCGTCGAGGTGGTGACCCGGAAGCGAACAGCAAGGCGTTGAAGGACGCGGGCATCAACAGCCACTACTACGTCTCTCCGGAAACAGCCCACGAATGGCAAACATGGCGTCGTAGTTTGCGTGAGTTCGCTCCGCTGTTATTTGCCGATGACGCGACGATTGCCAAGCGAACCAGCCTCGAAAAGCAGATGGAAGAGAACGCCAGCGAAGTCGTAGCGAATGATCCGAACGGCGACGACGCGAAGAAGCAGACCGCAGTCGAGTTGAGCTCTCAGGTGGATCCCAATTTTCACATCTACCTTTGCCTGGGACAGTCGAACATGGAAAGTGGCGGTCGCATGAATGAGGCGGACCGCGAAGTCGATGACCGGTTCCTGGTCATGGCAGATTTCGACAATGCCGATCGTGGCTGGGAAAAGAACCGTTGGTACCAAGCGATTCCGCCGCTCGCTGCGCGTGGCCGAGGAATCTGCATGGTCGATGGCTTTGGCAAGACTCTGGTCGCCGGCCTTCCAGAAAACGTGCGAGTCGGTGTGGTCAAGGTCTCCGTTCCCGGTTGCAAGATTGAGCTTTTCGACAAGAACGCCTTTCAGTCCTACATCGAGAATGAACGAGACTGGATGAAAAATATCGTGCGAAACTACGAGGATAACCCCTATCAATACTTGGTGGATATGGGCAAAACGGCGCAACAGCATGGCGTGATCAAAGGCGTATTGTTGCATCAGGGCGAGTCCAACACCGGTGACAAGGCTTGGCCTCAAAAAGTCAAAACGGTTTACGACAACCTGATGGCCGATTTGAACTTGAATCCTGAAGACGTTCCGCTGCTGGCCGGCGAGATGGTGCATGCCGACCAACAAGGACGCTGTGCCAGCATGAACGATATCTTGGCCGAACTGCCCAGCACGATCCCTAACGCTCACGTGATTTCATCGGCCGGTTGTCCAACCGATGACCGACTGCATTTCAACTCCGAGGGATCCCGGATATTCGGAAGCCGTTATGGCGAAAAGATGCTTGCTTTGCTCGGACAGCAAACCGCGTCAGCAAATTAG
- a CDS encoding carbohydrate-binding domain-containing protein, with the protein MVFVDADVPQLETLLAGIASDADIVLLTPSENAIDQITRTLADRKELPSIHIISHGRSGAIQLGGQLIDEAQLRKHQPSVQAWGKSLSDDGDILLYGCDVAAGAAGELFVQALSELTSADVAASTNQTGHTVYGRQSANANSSHADWELESTVGDVQASLVVSTRARREFHSTLLVSIFAAGVTGSENLALQIDEQTVAEFSGIGGDVETRTFEQYSFENASPVTADQIRVLFTNDLVDLSGDRNLLIDRIEIDGVAFETEDDSTFSTGLWNPLNQAAVPRFAQSEWLYTNGFFEYANQNATTIEIDAAGMTGEEVMRLTVGGQEIESWNVSTAGETFTAQIDRVLDPAVDFIRVELINDLYDPENGIDRNLQVSGIRVNGQSFTTADPSTYSTGVWTNGVGIDPGYLRGEFLHVNGFFEFDAPPSTVIVQANGDEGTEHMKLNIGGQDVAEFDITTQTQSYSYTHTAPISANDVRLIFDNDVVDPNGVTDPNLNVDWIEVDGYRVETDSPYVFSTGVFSPDAQAILPGYGIGNTLNTNGYFQYATGAVIEIIARGESGTENFDLVVDGRRVDVFDVTDQFETYTYTAGKNVSANQIRVEYNTDEFVVPGVNDRNLIVDAIVINGVRYETEVPSTYSAGTGVVDGAIQHGFGHGDTLFYNGFFHYHGAFISDDAFSIPEDSLAVPLAVLANDVFSDYNLSNIVLQSETQNGDLELIDGIVHYTPATDFVGTDSFSYTIMSNNGSLVPATADVTITVNQSHQQPQTQINSAVAPELTPSGKFLEVRRFAKLPLDTAGRQPRMNSFATLGNRLFVVTDGTFDNTGEIYEIVSDSDGNTSVELLFDVATAIVANTGLDVVNSNPLFGIRNVAFHPEFATNGKFYTTYTGERPADPSTFTYLSDPQTPVPVDNVLAEWTFDFATAEVDLDSYREVFRIGMVAEDHPIQNMLFNPYAQPGDADYGLMYVGVGDGSVQSAIAGDGLNNDALGKILRVDPLATDTAPYSTPDLNPFVDDTRYPDEVYAVGFRNPHNLAFAQDATGDVHLLVTDIGRDNVEEVNIVVAGASYGWADREGVFVHLGEQAFINGNIAALPADEAANGYTFPVAILGHEGIFGESFVGQAITGGHVIQNGSSALDGQFIFAEFATDGRAYHIDFAQALEQITTLDSADPNRDTPDDLTWLTPQELTILFDHDNDPSTTSLVRDSLKDVLDDEEDFVAIASAGKIRADLRFGQGPGGELYILNKRNGWVYIATNTLPSLSVDPPDTV; encoded by the coding sequence TTGGTCTTCGTCGACGCGGACGTACCGCAATTAGAAACACTGCTGGCAGGCATTGCGAGCGACGCCGACATCGTCTTGCTGACGCCATCGGAAAACGCGATTGATCAAATCACTCGAACGCTAGCCGATCGCAAAGAACTCCCCAGCATCCACATCATCAGCCACGGTCGATCTGGAGCAATCCAACTCGGTGGTCAGTTGATTGATGAAGCTCAATTGAGGAAACATCAGCCATCGGTTCAGGCTTGGGGAAAATCCCTTTCTGATGACGGAGACATTCTGCTCTACGGTTGCGATGTCGCCGCGGGTGCCGCCGGAGAGTTGTTCGTGCAAGCGCTGTCTGAATTGACGTCCGCAGATGTTGCGGCCAGCACGAATCAAACCGGACATACCGTTTACGGCAGGCAATCAGCTAACGCGAACAGCAGTCATGCGGACTGGGAATTGGAGTCGACTGTAGGCGACGTGCAAGCGTCCCTGGTCGTCTCAACTCGTGCCCGGCGAGAATTTCATTCGACACTATTGGTCAGTATTTTTGCTGCCGGCGTAACCGGTAGCGAGAACTTGGCGTTGCAAATCGACGAGCAAACGGTCGCTGAGTTCTCCGGGATCGGAGGAGATGTCGAGACTCGGACCTTCGAACAATACTCGTTCGAAAACGCATCTCCCGTGACGGCCGATCAAATTCGTGTTTTGTTCACAAATGATCTCGTGGATCTCAGTGGCGACCGCAACCTGTTGATCGATCGAATCGAAATCGATGGTGTGGCTTTTGAGACCGAGGATGACTCGACATTCTCAACAGGTTTATGGAATCCACTCAACCAAGCAGCAGTACCGCGATTCGCTCAGTCAGAGTGGCTGTATACCAACGGATTCTTTGAATACGCCAATCAAAATGCGACAACCATCGAGATCGACGCTGCCGGCATGACCGGTGAGGAAGTGATGCGTCTGACCGTGGGTGGCCAGGAAATCGAATCGTGGAATGTGAGCACGGCCGGCGAGACATTCACCGCTCAGATCGATCGCGTACTCGATCCCGCCGTGGATTTCATTCGCGTGGAGCTCATCAATGACCTCTATGATCCTGAGAACGGGATCGATCGCAATCTGCAGGTCTCTGGAATCCGCGTCAACGGCCAATCATTTACAACGGCAGATCCATCGACGTACTCCACCGGGGTTTGGACCAACGGCGTGGGAATTGATCCTGGGTATCTCCGCGGCGAATTCCTGCACGTCAACGGTTTTTTTGAGTTCGATGCTCCGCCCTCTACCGTGATCGTTCAAGCGAATGGCGACGAAGGCACGGAGCACATGAAGCTGAACATTGGCGGTCAGGATGTTGCTGAGTTTGATATAACGACTCAAACCCAGAGCTACTCTTACACTCACACCGCACCCATTTCCGCGAACGACGTTCGCTTGATTTTTGACAATGACGTCGTCGACCCCAACGGGGTAACTGATCCGAACTTGAATGTGGACTGGATCGAAGTCGACGGGTATCGCGTCGAGACCGATTCGCCGTACGTGTTTTCTACCGGCGTATTCTCGCCCGATGCTCAAGCGATTTTGCCGGGCTACGGTATCGGCAATACGCTCAACACCAATGGATATTTTCAGTACGCAACCGGTGCCGTGATCGAGATCATCGCGCGCGGTGAATCGGGTACCGAGAACTTTGACCTCGTGGTAGATGGTCGCCGCGTGGACGTGTTCGATGTTACCGACCAATTCGAGACGTACACATACACCGCCGGAAAAAACGTCTCGGCCAATCAAATTCGTGTTGAATACAACACCGATGAGTTTGTGGTCCCCGGCGTGAACGATCGCAATCTGATTGTCGACGCCATTGTGATCAACGGGGTTCGCTATGAGACAGAGGTCCCGTCGACCTATTCAGCGGGCACGGGCGTTGTTGACGGAGCGATTCAGCATGGCTTTGGTCACGGAGACACCCTGTTTTACAATGGATTCTTTCATTACCACGGGGCCTTCATCAGCGATGACGCGTTTTCGATCCCAGAGGACAGCTTAGCGGTACCATTGGCGGTCCTGGCAAACGATGTTTTCAGTGACTACAACCTATCGAACATTGTCCTCCAGTCGGAAACGCAGAATGGAGATCTGGAACTGATCGATGGAATCGTGCACTACACGCCTGCCACTGATTTCGTGGGTACGGATTCATTCAGTTACACGATCATGTCCAACAACGGCTCATTGGTCCCGGCGACAGCGGACGTGACCATCACGGTGAACCAATCTCACCAGCAACCGCAAACCCAAATCAATTCTGCTGTCGCACCAGAGCTGACTCCCTCGGGCAAATTCCTTGAGGTCCGTCGGTTTGCCAAACTGCCGTTGGACACGGCAGGCCGACAACCTCGCATGAATTCATTCGCGACACTTGGCAACAGGCTCTTTGTGGTGACTGATGGCACCTTTGACAACACCGGCGAAATCTACGAGATCGTGTCGGACTCCGACGGCAACACATCCGTCGAACTTCTCTTTGATGTGGCGACGGCGATTGTCGCCAACACAGGACTCGATGTCGTTAATTCCAATCCCTTGTTTGGCATACGCAACGTTGCCTTCCATCCAGAGTTTGCAACCAACGGAAAGTTCTATACGACGTATACCGGAGAACGCCCGGCGGACCCGTCCACGTTCACCTACCTCAGTGACCCCCAGACGCCTGTACCCGTTGACAATGTGCTCGCCGAATGGACCTTTGATTTTGCGACCGCTGAGGTCGATTTGGACAGCTATCGCGAAGTATTCCGGATCGGGATGGTTGCTGAGGACCACCCGATCCAGAACATGCTTTTCAATCCGTACGCTCAACCGGGCGACGCAGACTACGGTTTGATGTACGTCGGTGTCGGTGACGGCAGTGTGCAGTCCGCGATTGCAGGCGATGGCTTAAACAACGATGCACTGGGCAAGATTCTGCGTGTCGATCCATTGGCAACCGATACGGCACCGTACTCAACCCCCGATTTGAACCCCTTTGTGGACGACACGCGGTATCCTGACGAAGTCTACGCGGTTGGATTCCGCAATCCGCACAATCTGGCTTTCGCCCAAGACGCCACCGGGGATGTTCATTTGTTGGTCACCGACATCGGACGCGACAATGTCGAGGAAGTGAACATCGTGGTGGCCGGCGCGAGTTATGGCTGGGCCGATCGCGAAGGTGTTTTCGTGCACCTGGGCGAGCAGGCGTTCATCAACGGAAATATCGCCGCGTTGCCGGCCGACGAAGCTGCCAATGGGTACACATTCCCCGTCGCGATTCTTGGGCACGAGGGCATATTTGGGGAATCGTTTGTTGGACAAGCCATCACGGGCGGACACGTGATTCAAAACGGATCGTCGGCACTGGATGGACAGTTCATTTTTGCAGAATTCGCCACCGATGGCCGAGCCTACCACATTGATTTTGCACAGGCTCTCGAACAGATCACCACGCTCGACTCAGCCGATCCCAATCGCGACACTCCAGATGACCTGACGTGGCTGACTCCACAGGAATTGACCATTCTGTTTGATCACGACAACGATCCCAGTACAACGTCACTCGTTCGTGATTCGCTCAAAGATGTCTTGGACGATGAGGAGGATTTTGTTGCCATCGCGTCTGCTGGCAAGATTCGCGCGGATCTCCGATTCGGCCAGGGGCCCGGAGGAGAACTCTACATTCTCAACAAACGCAACGGATGGGTTTACATTGCCACCAACACGTTGCCGTCTCTGAGCGTTGATCCTCCGGATACGGTGTAG